Genomic window (Ananas comosus cultivar F153 linkage group 1, ASM154086v1, whole genome shotgun sequence):
ATCACTTGTGGAATGTATTGAATTAGATTCGCCTCTTCATAGATAAAGCTCCGTATACGGGAACTAGATCAATGTGATTGCAATACTTTGTGTTATTTGAATGGGCAATTACTCCAAGCATAGTATCATCTTATTAGCTATTAGTATATGAAATCTGTTTGTTCAAAGCATTTCGTACTTACATCGTATTGTTCGTCATTTGAAATCCTTGAAATGGACAATTTGCAAGTAGGCTTTCTTTTGTATGATATACTCTTGCATTATGGTTCTTGCATTATAAtgtctttcttttatttgtgaGAGGATTGTAGTTCTTTGGTGAGTCCAGCGAGAAGATGGTCGAATACTTAAAGAGTTCGGTAGGTATTATCCATAAGAACCACGCCGAGAGTATAACCACCTTCATCAAAGAAAGCGTGGATAAGGAGCTGAGAGAGGAGGACACTCAATCTGATTCGAAGCTCTCGCGGAAGAAAAGGCTCACATTTTGTGTTGAAGGGAATATTAGTGTCGGAAAGACAACCTTTCTTCAAAGGATAGCTAACGAGACCCTCGAACTCCGTGATCTTGTAGAAATAGTACCGGAGCCTATTGCCAAGTGGCAAGACGTGGGCCCGGACCACTTCAATATATTGGATGCATTTTATGCTGAGCCGCAGAGGTATGCCTACACTTTCCAGAATTACGTGTTCGTGACGAGGGTCATGCAGGAAAGGGAATCGGCTGGTGGAGTAAAGCCTCTCAGGCTGATGGAACGAAGTGTTTTCAGCGATAGAATGGTAGGATCATTTTttagattataaatttatagttataactTATTTACAGTTGTTTTTTATCCATATGTTGATAAATACTTTTCAGGAATTTACATATGATGTGCAAAATACTTTTAGGAATTTATATATAGGAAGCAAAGTAGATGCACATCCTGTATGAAATGTGTATCATATTTGCCTACACGCTTTTTCGCATTGGCACAGTAAATGATGTTACTTAACCAGGTTTAGCCACATTTAGGTCTAACTGGAGACTGTAATGAGAAATCTTCTGTTAGGAAGTGGCATTTTTCTCTGAGGGGTATTTGCAATTTTATTCTGAACATTTAAAGGGTattgttgcaaaaaaaaaagaagaaaagatataGACTTTCTGATATTCTTTTACGGATAGTTTGACCGCAGGggcataattatatatgttggcTATTTTAAAGGGCATATGCAGAAATACCAAACTTTGAGCGCCAAATGCGCAAatgcagattttttttaatgctgTATGTTTATGCAAAAATCCAGTACTTCGATATTTGACTCTAGCCATCTATTGTGCTGCACAATAGGTATTTGTCCGTGCTGTTTATGAAGCTAATTGGATGAATGAGATGGAAATTAGCATTTACGACTCATGGTTCGACCCTGTTGTGTCTTGTCTTCCGGGCCTTATACCTGATGGATTCATTTATCTGAGGGCTAGCCCTGATACTTGCCACAAGAGGATGATGCTTCGTAAGAGAGCAGAAGAAGGTGGCGTCTCATTGGACTACTTGCGCGGCTTGCATGAGAAACACGAGAGCTGGCTATTTCCCACTAAACGTGGAAATCATGGTGTATTGTCAGTTAGTCAGTTGCCCCTTCATATGGATAACTCCTTACATCCTGATATAAGAGATCGTGTATTTTACTTAGAAGGAGACCATATGCATTCAAGTATCCAAAAGGTAATATTGGCATGCTCATCTTCTTCTAGGATCTTTAATGTGCATTTGCCTTAAGGTTAGGGTTGAAGCTCTTTTATTTGTGCTTAGGTTCCTGCTTTGGTGCTGGATTGTGAACCCAATATTGATTTCAGCAAAGATGTTGAAGCGAAAAGGGAGTAAGTTTTTGCTTCTCATGAACACAATGTGCAAACTTGATAAATAGTATTATGTGCTATCTTGATTTTGCTCCTTATTTTAGCCAAGCATTTTCATCACACTTTAGGGCAAGCTTAATAAGTACAAATTTACTCGGGGAGATCGTAGATCAAGATATATGTAATGATTCTAGTATAAAGGTTATGTAAGTGACAAGCATGATACGTGGCAGATTTTCCATAATGGAGTCATTTTCTGTGTCCGATCTTGCATGCCGTATAGCTTGGTGTTGCTCACTTTTGATTGATTAACGGCAATCAATCTGAAAATCTCGTTATTTTTTCACATTTAGGGGTTCATCGTTACCCCATCCATGAGAGTTAATGCTCTATATATGTACTCGTCATTTGTACTGCACTCCACAAGGTATTCCTAGTAATTCTTTGTTTCCACTGTATCAGCCAAAAGATCCGAGCCAGCTCTGCTTCTTGATTGGTCTATTCATGTACAGAACATTCACATTTCACTCGTTCTTCTTATGAAGCagaattttatatatgattttgtCACGCTTTCATTTCCTCATCATCTTCTCTTTTGCTGAAtaattcctctctttctctctctctctctctcttccattcAAGGTATGCTCGCCAAGTTGCAGAGTTCTTCGAGTTtgtgaagaaaaggaaggaagcTTCAACCGAAGAAAGTGCTTCTGACGGAAAAGCTAAAGGCCAACAAATAGTGCTTCCTAACAGCAGTGGTTTGTGGGTACCAGATCACAATCACTTTCCTGAATCTGCCCTAAAATCTCTGGATTTCAGACGAGCCATGTCTTTCCTTTCCGGTTAGCAACCATTTCGTCCCCGCCTGGAATCGAGGTGAAGCATCTGTCAATTACATGAATTTGTCTTGTTGCAACTTAGCCTGTTAGCCGTCTCCAGTTTCATCCATCGAGAGCTAATTTTAGCTCGTCGATGTGAAGCTTGGTATGATGGAATTGCTGCTAACTCTGTAAATGTGTCTGATCTTTAGTTTGTATGTACATGTTCCGGTAGCTGTGTGATAGTTCTTCTAACGGTCGAAATGTGTTGGAAATGGCCCTCTTTGTAACGTCGACTTACTATTTCGTATCGTTAAATGGGTAATGATCTTTGTTCCCCTGCTTGACATTCAAGCACTTGGCAGATAGGTCCCTTGACATTTTACTATTCGTCGTTTAAGCCTCATTCGTAACTGAAACATTGCGAGTGAGTTTACAAGTTTCTTTTACTAATACATGGTGTTTTCATCAACTTGTCCTCGCCTCGCGttgtacaaaatttttgtaacaTCAGGACAAAATAGCCGTAGATGTACGAATGTCGGGACGGAAAATCGGTAATTGCTCAAATGTTAGGGTGTTTGTTTTGCACTGGGGGCTTGAGAATCATCAGGTTTTTGATATTCAGGTACTGTTGTCAGAataaaattagggttttgtcaCAATTTTACCTCAACAAATTGAGCTCTCTGttttgtgtgcgtgtgtgtgcgtgtgtgtgtgtgtgtgggtgtgggtGTGGGTGTGGGTGTGTGTTGTTCCATTGTGTGAATGTGTTAATAGGCCAAATTGGTCGGGCCCAGGGTGTTACTTCACTGATGGggaatattatattatataaaataaaattttttaaaaaaaacttgtcACTATGTTGggttggtaaaaatgtatgtaaCTCCCTCAAGTATATTCTATTTTGAAgcataatttaagttttttgaaTTAGAAGTATTTTGgggcccctttttttttttttacattcagaccctttaattttttattttttaacgcAAATGGTtctagcaaatttatatttgcatatatggTCCTCTTTTTGTCACGCGAGCATCACGTTGGTATTTTTAAGTAGAAGTTAATCACCGTATTCATATTCGCATTTTAGTCTCTTTTTTAACTTAGggacaataaaaaatataaaaaggaatATCGTGATTTAATTATCGTGTTTAAATACGGTGATTGAATTACTGTGTTTAACTTAAAAACACTACCTAAGCACTCTCGTGGCGAGGAGAGAGTAATTTATACAAACATAAATTTGTTAGGATCCtttgtcaaaaaataaaaaaaattagggggctaaatattaaaaagccctactttatatattatgtatatcaatatataaacttcaaatagcaTCTCTATGGTTTTACGCTtactcactttagtatcatgtgatataaaatgtattactttagtatactatagttttttttttttcttttcgttatcccctccattaatttttctgctaaatcagtgacaaaattaaaatcacagagtactaaaataaaaattcggtagactatagaatactaaaatgaatattcaataaattatactggaatatctaaaaatttttgtatatgatttaatagaGAGTTAATAAAAGTGCtgacggaaagaaaaaaataaaaccacgaaatattaaaatgatatattttaaaccataaatactaaaataaaaaaatacaaaactataGGGTGGTATCCAAAGTTTACCCTTAAAAAATCTCTACCCCAAAATAGGGGTATTAAACCACCGGTGCACTTAACTGAGCATTCATGTATCATTATTAATCTAGTTGGTCCATGGTGACGTGGCAAACCTGGTCTATgccaaaaataaatttctccAACTAGGTCCATGGTGGCATGGTGAACCTGGTCTACCCAGTAGTGATAATCCCACTACTGTATATAACACTTTAATATAAAGACATAAAAACAGGTGGTTTACCAAGTCAACGTGGATTGCGCGTAAACGTCACAATCATATGACCATGTAACTtgaaaacaactttttttttaaaaaaaaacattaattatGTATTCccctaataatttttaaattacgaATTTATTcgcataaaattttaattattagttacatttctctaaaatattttttaaaaaatattttagtatttataatttatttattttaaaatgaaataattattttctagaatttttttaaaaaatttttaattgtggaTTACTATGCAATATAGGGGAGCTAtatttaataactaatattttgTACGAATAAATATACAATTGCAATGCTATATAGTAATATAGGGGTACAATCATACAAAttcaattaacttttttttttcattttaaaataaataaaatttaattaaaaaatttttaattgtggaTTACTATGCAATATAGGGGAGCTAtatttaataactaatattttgTACGAATAAATATACAATTGCAATGCTATATAGTAATATAGGGGTACAATCATACAAAttcaattaacttttttttttcatttttttttagggaaactTCAAGtaacccctgtggtttcgcattttctcactttagtaccatgtaatttaaagtgtatcaagttagtaccctgtgatttcacactttctcactttagtacactgtggtttcaagtgtatcaagttagtaccctatggtttcacactttctcactttagtacccgaattaggctggaatactattaatagcaccaatgacttggtgctattaagttttctgccatttgattaaaaaatgtacgattaggatgatatgggccgccctagggttgagtgggtggttagttgaatagtataatcgaacaaatgaaaatgataaaagaggtaaatctaacggcagaaaacttaatagcatcaaatgttccgtgctatcgatagtatcctagtCGGACtcttagtatcctgtggtttaatatttcgttcaaTTACATATcccgaaatagataataaaaataaaaaattgaaactacagagtactaatttaatacaaaaataaaatcacataatactaacttgatatatttgaaatcacagaaaagtaaaataagaaaatacgaCACATAGGCTTTTTTTTCTCACTATTTATGGACAAAAAGTAGGTTTCAAGATCTATCAAATCACACCCATAAACCATGCCGAAAATTTGTCTTtaaatattgattttttaaaatgatgATGTGGacttttttgaattaataatttcgTGTGGCTCCAAATTTGTTTGACTACAAATGTGTGTTTAGGTGACCATCACTCTCCCATTCTCTATTTTGGCATTTTTgggaagattttttttatattttgcctcaaataataatataaaaataaataaataaatagatatttttgaatttttaaattttattctatttgttaGTTGAACGGTTAATTTTGACTTTTTCTAACTAAAATGATCATTTACTCGCacaaaaatacttataaatatcTCTATTCTATGGCttaagatttttttctttttctgtttcgaatatatatgtattattatgtCATttcgaataatataattttgtagtatatttttatatcatttaaacacatgaaatattcaaaaacatatatagatgcattatttgaagctagaatattaaaaaaaatgaaaacaatttataaaataagaatcaataaaagtaaaaaaaagtaccatataaaattttaaagagtaaATTTTGGAATGGCCCACATTTTTCACCTTTTGATTCGCGGTCaaaaaagttaaagaaaaagggaaaaaaaaagaaaaaaaaaaaagacaatccCTGGATTGGAATAGTGTGACCATGTGACATTGtccttattatttatttattttcttcttttggaatatttatttgattggtttatttttaattctataattaagatatttttttaaattgctATCACGCTCTAATTTAGctgactaaaaattaaaaaaaataaaaaattaaacttcaaatatcatttttatagtttcatatttttttattttagtattatatggtttaaagtgtatcactttagtatctaatagttttatttttcttttttcatccgCGCTTCCATTAACTTTTCGATAAAtcatatgcaaaaaatttcagataccccacctatgatttattaaatattcactttagtatcctacgatttaccgaatttttactttagtaccatatagttttaattttatcactgatttaacaaaaaaattaataaaaaagataacgaaaagaaaaaagaataaaatcacagaatatgaAAGTTTGAATTAATTTGGTTGCGcgtaaataaattttgaattaaaatttatatttgttttacgTCGTTGTTTTCTATATAAAGAGTTAAATAATTTCAtagctaaaattttttgtttaaaactgCAACAGTCATTTAAACTAGTATTTGAAGGCATTTGAGTCTtcaagaaaattataaaagtcattgttttttttatcagaatcattattatttagtttaaaaatccgaaaaatttctaaaaaatttgaagttaccTCAAATTTGTTTCTCTGTCAATGACATGTTTATTTGATAGGAAGTTAATGATCCACAAGTAAAGTTTATTCAACCAAAcaatacactacaacaaaaatgatctatagcgacacttttaaatgtcggtataggtcaaaaaaaatactgctggctaaattaccgacacttttaaaaagtgttgctatatgtggggtcgctaggtatatagtgatagttaaagagtgtcagtataatctaaaaagagtgctgctaatttactaacacttatttaagtatttagtaACCGCTGGAACTCTACCTTGTTGGTTGCGGTGGCGAAGAAtgaggagagggaagggctcttcgtctagaatttcagtggactaAGGGAGAGGAAAAAAggagatggtaattaatttttctttttttttttttcttttctgtttgtaatcggattGAATGGGCTGGGtagggtgggttgagtagagtaaccttttatttttttttgaattgggctttatatttaggcattagtagatttttttttatattttgacataaatggaacacttacacaaaagtgtttcaaacatgtgtcgctataatctaattctgttgtagttacatacaataaaaattaatcattaaaattaaatacaatattaaaattattaattaattgtctcgtatttttttaatatgatatttGAGGTTCTAAGTTCGATTCCGTCAAAAAAAATAGCTTgagtttttaaattcaaactaaatgTCTCGGATATACCGAAATGCCGTGCCTAGATTTGAGCTTTTAATTCACAttattatttaacatatttGGATCCTAATATTTATTatgaaacaaataaattaggtcattttattttattactattattatgtttcattttgatttttattgtgaactatatatgtaatgcatcatatatattattattattattattataattgctAATAGTTGGTCTTTGTCTCAGTTTTTAAGCACTTGGAGAGAGAAattaagtttagagagagaataagagagtGCAAAAACTATACCACATAACTAcccaatttttcttaaaatggaTATAAGATTAgatttattttaggaaaaacttcaaaaacctcccttgtggtttcacattttctcactttaataccttgcggtttaaagtgtatcaagttagtatcctgtggtttcgcactttctcactttagtaccctgtggtttaaagtgtatcaagttagtaccatgtagtttcgcactttctcactttagtaccctgtggtttaatactTCAttcggaaaaaaataaaaccacagagtactaacttgatagaaaaataaaatcacaggatactaacttgatacaaaaataaaaccacagagtactaacttgatacacttgaaatcacagagtactaaagttagaaagtgcgaaaccatatggtactaacttgatacactttaaaccaccagatactaaaatgaaaaagtgcgaaactacaagggggtttttgaagtttttcctttattttaatttggtgATTTATGTATCTATGAAGGTCCCCTCAGCTACAGGctaatttcaaataataatttgataaatattaATTGGTGTTAAAGTGATCAATGGTATACTAACTTAAATAAACAACATCAGAAGAAAAATACCTCTTATATTGTAAGATATCGAATACACAGAATTTATTTAATACTTagagatttttaatataattagagGAAGCAAtgctcgaaaaaaaaaaacaaaaaagaattgttattttttttattttttgaaggaCTACAAAATTATGTCTACACCATGTGGTAGTAATTATTGAAATAAATAGAGTAATTTTTTTGCGAACTTGTTCATTGCACATAACACAGTATGCTTGTTTcgatatcaaataaaattataatttaaatttttttggctaaattatacttGTTCGCCCTCAAACTAGAAGgcgaatgatatttttattctcaaattttaaattattttaatttctggtTTGAGCTTTTTGAATCTTTATAATTAAGTACCACGACACAATTTAGTTGAGCAAATATTGGTGTGTTACTAATTTGGAACTAATGTGGCATTTTAGTCACTCTCGTAACATCAATCACGATATCGCCACATCTCCTCCACATTAATGATACATTAAATGTTTTACTGAAAGTAGAGAGAAAGTGAAATAGTTTTCCGCCACAACTgtctatttttgttatttagtcCGTTCGTAACTTTATTTTTGGCGGAAATTCAAACTTTCCAAACTAATGTACGCAAGCCgaaataaattacaaaagaaaaagagaaaagattaaTGAAATATCAACCCATCTCTCACACCTCCGGcttttacatcattcacttTTCGTTAAACAAACAGCAAAACTAGGAGAACTTTAGTTGCACAGCTAAGTTTTACTCGAAGTCACTGGTTCGCCTGAAAGTATATTATGAACTAAACATCCTTTATTTACAATAATTCATAAAGTTTGGgtgagaaattataataaattaaagattgTGGGGCTAAAGTGTAATTTGCTTGGGTAGTTATTGGGTACCCAAAAGGAGTGAAAATAGAGAGGTTTTGGGTTTGACCAGCTCTACTAGAGTGGGTGGACTCTTCTTTTTGTTACTCTTCGCCCCCTCCTATAAaacgaaattaaattttacccctctatctctctctctctctatatatatatctctatttCCTCATCACTCtcgcttcttcttctccaaaatCCTCTGCGGATGCCGTGGCGAGATTCCGAATCCGAGGCCCCTCAATCTACCGATCTTTTTCACCGATCGCGTCGCTCGATTTCGTCGATCGCTCGCCCCGCTCTCGATCggtttgttttttgttttttgttttctttttagctCGCGAATTTCtggggtttttttttgggggggataAAGATcggatttttagggttttttttttgtccttcttGTTTCTGCTGTTTGTTGTTGTCAATTTGGGTTTTTAGCCTCGATTTTGTGTTTTTATTTGGTGTTTCTCGCTCACTCAGCTTTGGCACTCGCTCGGCTCTCGATCGGTTCGGTTTTCTCCCTAATTCCTCGggttctttttttcccttctgaAAATCGGATGTTTAGGATTGTTCTGCTGCGATTTCTCTTTATATTTCATGCTCTATTTTTCTCACTCACCCAGAGCTCGATCGGTTCGGTTTTTTCCCCAAGTTCTTTTTATTGTACTAAAAATACGAATTTTAGGGTTTAACTGCTCTTATTTCGGTTCCAATCTGGGTTTTTGAGTTGGATTTGATGTACTATTTTGTGTTTCCTCCGAATTTGCAGGGCTTAGTTGATGGATTGGGGGTTTCGCGGCGATCTGAATTGGATGCAGTGTTGGAATCATCGGTTAGATCGGAGAAAAAGAACTGAGATCAGCTGAGAGAGATTTTAAGGGAAAATGGGTGGTCTTTGTTCGAAGGGATCCGCAGTGGATAAATCCCCAAGTGATACTACACTAGAACCAAATGGTTTTAGAAATTCAGGTCCAATTTCGTACCAATCTCGGAGGAAAAAGCCCGAGGAGTCGGCGGCGGAAGCCGCCGGAAAAGTCATGGAGAAGCAGCTTCAGGAACCAGCCTATTCATTCTCCGAGAGGATGGCGGTGTCCTCGGCAAATGCCGCCGAGTCCGACACGCCGCAGCTTTCTAGGGCTATGTCGCAGAAATCTGGGTCAACTAAGTCAAAAACAACGTCTTCCGCAAAGACTGGGTCTACCAAGGCAAGTCCATCCTCGGATTCTTCGTTTGCATTGTACTGTACTGCAAATGAAGTATCTTGGCATTGAGAATACAGTAGTAATTTGATCATTTATGGCACTTGCTAGTTTCCATGCGCTTATCCCTTGCAAAATGGGAGTTTGAATGCAGGTTATGAACATTCTACTGTTGTTCATAGAGTTGCTATGCATGAAGTATTTGTGGAGTGACTTGTGAATTTGCCGTCATTCGTTGAGAAATGGGAGTATGAATGGCAGTTTTGAGGATTCTAGTGTAGTCCATAGTAGTGTTATCGtttgaataatttaatatcTGTAATTGATGCATGAAGCATTTGTGGAGTGACTTGTGAATTTGCAATGAGAATAGGTTGTAGTTTGATTATTTACGGCACttgttaattttgatccacttaGAAGTTTGAATTGTGGTTTATAAAATTGTAGTGTAGTCCATACTTCATTGTAGTGTCATCATGCGTAATTGATGCATGAAGTATTGTGGAGTGACTTGTGAGTTTGTGTACTTGGTCAAGGTTTTGTGCATTTTGGGTAATTAAGGTGGCATTGATGCTAGTGAGTTATTCCTTATCTTTTTGGGTAGTTCGTTCTGTTTAAATGATCTTTCAGCAGGATAAGAACCAGGTAAGTGTTATGGAGACTAACCAGAAACAAGCAACTGAAAGAGTTACCTTTAGAGGTTCTTCTGAAGGAAAATTGTGTTGAAAGTCATTTTAGGCCTGGCATTGTCTCCTCGAACGCCTACTATGAAAGGCCCAACAAAGCTTATCAAGTAGATGAGAAGGCATTTTTGGACTTAGGGTGAACTTATAATGGAAAAACGGAATGAGACATTATGGGAGATTGGCGGTCATACATGAGATTCACAATGAAGAGCATTGACAACCACATAGAAAAGTCTGTTCATTAGCAATTTCTTTCGTTTCGCTTGGCATTGTTTTCATTCCAAGCAATGAAGTATGAGCAAATTGATGTAAAGCAATTGGGGCTTTGGTTTATGCACATTTAAGTGTGATTAAAGAAAGGTTTTAGTTATTGCGGGTGAAAGGGGGGAGACACGCCGCTTGAGAGAAGGGGTACTTGAAGTTGGGCATCCTTATGTAAAATAAGGTTATGGTCCTTTTTGTGACCATATATATCCTCTTTCACTTTCATTTGCATGGATGTAGGAGCTACATTGCTCTACAACTATGCCAATGTTACTCCCAGCATAAATTCAAACATGTACCTTCATCTATTAGTCAGCCAAATCTACTATTGATCAAAAGAAAGCTGTTGATATTTGCTTAaaatgcagttttttttttgggggggttcTATTAGATTGGAATAGAAGTTTGTGTTCGGTCTTATTCTTTTTTGCTCTCCTTCTATGCTCCTCTATTCGtctcaatttcattattttctcCCTTTAGTTCTCTTAACTCTAATATTAGCTTGTCCTTCCTCGTTTTACTGATAGAATGTGATTTATGACAATTTGAGATGCTTGTAGCCTGATCTTGTTGACAATAAACAGTCATCACGAAAATATTGCCTCTGCAGCACGGCTGTATGATCAACCAATGAAATGTAATGCTGAATGATCACGCACACAATGCGATCATCCAAATCTAATTGCTTCATATGTATCTTCAGGTGATTGCaaattattaacaaaaaaaagagtaatccAACTAATTATGGCTGTTACATATGACTCCATAGGGCCCATTACTCTCTAAATCTTTGGCTTTTAACCACATTTGGTGATTGGGTCTTGAGAGCAGCTATTTTGtctaaaaaaaatgttgagtGGTGGGAATATCTCTTAAAGCTTTCCTCAATGAACCACCCAGGTGGGATCTCAACCAAGCGATcgcttttttttagaaatgatcCTATTTGGGCTGGGAATCCAATTGCTCATTACATATAGCCTTGATGTTGTGAATTTCACCTCTATATAGGAAAATGGAaccattaattatttttgtttgttattattttttatttgatttttttttttgtgttgtacTGAGTGATGTAAATTTGTGTTTCATTCGCGAAAAAGAACTGTATTTCATTGACATGTGTTTCCCTCTAGGCATAAGAATTATTGTAAGAAACCgtatatgtatatttaaatgACAGAATGGAAGATTCCAAGTTGGGACTTGACCAATGGTGCTTACGAATATGGGCTTTCTTGCATGTTTTATGCATTTGAAGCTTCTTAATATCAGTTTGTTTAGCCCTTTCTGACTACCTATATTAATTGTCCCTACTACATATTTTTACGCTAGTGGAATCGAATCTCCTCTATAAGTTATTAATAGTAGCTAGTTATTGAAACAGGCTTCAGAAGTGAGTTCAATTTTGGGCAGAGCTGGTACTGTCGGGCTCGGAAAAGCAGTCGAGGTATTGGACACACTTGGC
Coding sequences:
- the LOC109720227 gene encoding uncharacterized protein LOC109720227 (The sequence of the model RefSeq protein was modified relative to this genomic sequence to represent the inferred CDS: added 100 bases not found in genome assembly) → MHKLWRGSSSLGNPAAAWIDAKVPLLLLLPPMLSLRFSSPTSPLPPLRAPQNPNPLLRRAFLAGAPRRPPSPVSSWLPGSDRRGFAAAEAARNREKVGSLGKDDGAAQEEEGEEEEEKRSRAPPQRVAERRQRGGGGVSAPPVGSLELLAIPGVGPRNLQKLVDKGFQGVAQLKQLYRDKFFGESSEKMVEYLKSSVGIIHKNHAESITTFIKESVDKELREEDTQSDSKLSRKKRLTFCVEGNISVGKTTFLQRIANETLELRDLVEIVPEPIAKWQDVGPDHFNILDAFYAEPQRYAYTFQNYVFVTRVMQERESAGGVKPLRLMERSVFSDRMVFVRAVYEANWMNEMEISIYDSWFDPVVSCLPGLIPDGFIYLRASPDTCHKRMMLRKRAEEGGVSLDYLRGLHEKHESWLFPTKRGNHGVLSVSQLPLHMDNSLHPDIRDRVFYLEGDHMHSSIQKVPALVLDCEPNIDFSKDVEAKREYARQVAEFFEFVKKRKEASTEESASDGKAKGQQIVLPNSSGLWVPDHNHFPESALKSLDFRRAMSFLSG